The proteins below come from a single Terriglobales bacterium genomic window:
- a CDS encoding cellulase family glycosylhydrolase — MTLTRGALSTLLLLLSGSLHLAAQTSSPAPDRWSEQKANAWYQQQPWLVGSDYIPADAINELEMWQAETFDPQQIDKELGWAESMGMNTMRVFLHDLVWKQDAKGFTQRINTFLNIADKHHIRPMFVLFDSVWDPFPKLGPQHPPIPGIHNSGWVQSPGADALTDSSQYPRLEAYVRGVVGAFANDRRVLAWDLWNEPNNTNGEPYSDMEPKNKQDLVLALLPQVYTWARAAGATQPLTSGLWDGDWSAPETLTPMQRVQLDLSDVITFHNYGWPESFEKHVRWLERYHRPIICTEYMARSVGSTFDTILPIAKAHHVGAINWGFVAGKTQTFYPWESWQHPYIMKPPPVWFHDIFNASGEPYREAEVQFIRRMTGKAAGKDAGGN, encoded by the coding sequence ATGACTCTCACCCGCGGGGCGCTCTCAACTCTCCTCCTGCTGCTTTCTGGCTCGCTTCACCTTGCTGCCCAAACGTCTTCGCCTGCTCCGGATCGCTGGTCAGAGCAAAAAGCCAATGCCTGGTATCAGCAGCAACCGTGGCTGGTTGGCAGCGACTACATTCCAGCCGACGCGATCAACGAACTGGAGATGTGGCAGGCGGAAACTTTCGATCCACAGCAGATCGACAAAGAGCTGGGATGGGCAGAGTCGATGGGTATGAACACCATGCGCGTCTTCCTGCACGATCTGGTGTGGAAGCAGGATGCGAAAGGTTTCACCCAGCGCATCAACACGTTCCTCAATATCGCTGACAAGCACCACATCCGGCCAATGTTCGTTCTGTTCGACTCAGTGTGGGATCCATTTCCCAAACTGGGTCCGCAGCATCCACCCATTCCGGGCATTCACAACTCCGGATGGGTGCAAAGTCCGGGAGCCGACGCGTTGACCGATTCATCGCAGTATCCGCGGCTCGAGGCTTACGTTCGGGGGGTTGTTGGGGCATTCGCGAATGATCGGCGCGTGCTCGCCTGGGACTTATGGAATGAGCCAAACAACACCAACGGCGAGCCTTATTCCGACATGGAACCAAAGAACAAGCAGGACCTGGTGTTGGCTCTCCTGCCGCAGGTCTACACATGGGCACGAGCGGCGGGCGCAACTCAGCCGCTTACCAGTGGCCTTTGGGACGGAGACTGGTCGGCTCCGGAAACACTCACGCCCATGCAGCGCGTGCAGCTCGACCTTTCTGATGTGATCACCTTCCACAATTACGGCTGGCCCGAGAGCTTCGAGAAGCACGTGCGCTGGCTTGAGCGCTACCATCGTCCGATCATCTGCACCGAGTACATGGCGCGCTCGGTTGGCAGCACCTTCGACACCATTCTGCCCATCGCGAAAGCTCATCACGTGGGCGCGATCAACTGGGGATTCGTCGCCGGCAAGACGCAGACGTTTTATCCGTGGGAATCGTGGCAGCATCCGTACATCATGAAACCACCGCCGGTCTGGTTCCATGACATCTTCAATGCATCGGGAGAACCGTACCGTGAAGCAGAGGTGCAATTCATCCGGCGCATGACGGGAAAAGCCGCTGGCAAGGATGCAGGCGGAAACTGA
- a CDS encoding PA2169 family four-helix-bundle protein, protein MDNASAIKLLQELVDTCRDGQNGYRDAADHVTDSHLREFFNEQSLARAGFAGELEQEIIRLGKADPDTSGSAAAAIRRAWIDFKSELGGGDATILASVESGEDSAKASFETALQEPNLREDLATLIRRQLTSIMAAHDHVRSLRDAKAA, encoded by the coding sequence ATGGACAACGCAAGCGCAATCAAACTCCTGCAAGAACTCGTCGATACCTGCCGCGATGGACAGAACGGATATCGTGACGCCGCCGACCATGTAACCGACTCGCATCTTCGCGAGTTCTTCAACGAGCAGAGTCTCGCGCGGGCCGGCTTCGCAGGAGAACTCGAACAGGAGATTATTCGGTTAGGAAAAGCCGATCCTGACACTTCAGGCAGCGCCGCTGCTGCAATTCGCCGTGCATGGATCGATTTCAAATCGGAACTCGGAGGCGGCGACGCCACGATCCTGGCCAGCGTAGAATCCGGCGAGGATAGCGCCAAAGCATCGTTCGAGACAGCTTTGCAGGAGCCAAATCTGCGCGAAGATCTCGCGACGCTAATTCGACGGCAACTTACCAGCATCATGGCCGCACACGATCACGTTCGCAGTCTGCGGGACGCCAAAGCTGCCTGA
- a CDS encoding TonB family protein: MAKVIRIAAVAVVLCSMALAEGAERQVVREQLPEYPVMLKKIGIGGTVRISALVAADGSVKGTKIDGGNPMLAELASNAVKKWKYAAASEQSSESIEFNFDAKLATVRVK; the protein is encoded by the coding sequence ATGGCAAAAGTAATTCGTATAGCTGCCGTCGCCGTTGTGCTGTGCTCTATGGCGCTGGCCGAGGGCGCGGAGCGCCAGGTTGTGCGCGAACAGCTTCCGGAGTATCCGGTGATGCTGAAGAAGATAGGTATCGGTGGGACGGTGCGCATTAGCGCGCTCGTAGCAGCCGACGGTTCGGTGAAAGGCACAAAGATCGACGGCGGTAATCCGATGCTAGCGGAACTCGCCAGCAATGCTGTGAAAAAGTGGAAGTATGCCGCTGCTTCTGAGCAAAGTAGCGAATCAATTGAGTTCAATTTTGACGCGAAGCTCGCAACTGTTCGCGTCAAGTAA
- a CDS encoding ferritin-like domain-containing protein, which yields MPAFTEDLEAVRKRAMQKIEDGAVTQAYKGDVKRTVEILNEALATEIVCVLRYMHHYFMATGVHGMSVRNEFKEHADAEREHADAIADRIQQLGGKPDFNPKSLLERSASQYVEGNDLAEMIKEDLIAERIVIEVYSDMIRYFGDNDSTTRILLERLLKDEEEHASDLSDLLYVIDPHTGETEGQDPGTKPLSVSGKGEKTKKPAA from the coding sequence ATGCCGGCATTTACTGAAGACCTTGAGGCAGTCAGAAAACGAGCGATGCAGAAGATTGAGGATGGAGCCGTCACGCAGGCTTACAAAGGTGACGTAAAGAGGACGGTTGAAATCCTGAACGAAGCGTTGGCGACGGAGATCGTCTGCGTGCTGCGCTACATGCACCATTACTTCATGGCGACGGGAGTGCACGGGATGTCGGTGCGCAATGAATTCAAAGAGCACGCCGACGCTGAACGCGAGCACGCCGACGCCATCGCCGATCGCATTCAGCAACTCGGCGGCAAGCCCGACTTCAATCCTAAGTCGCTGCTGGAGCGGTCAGCGTCGCAGTACGTGGAAGGGAACGATCTTGCCGAGATGATTAAGGAAGACCTGATTGCCGAGCGCATCGTCATCGAGGTCTACAGTGACATGATTCGTTACTTCGGTGATAACGACTCTACGACCCGAATCCTCCTGGAACGCCTGCTTAAAGACGAAGAAGAGCACGCCAGCGATCTAAGCGATCTGCTGTACGTGATCGATCCGCATACCGGCGAGACTGAAGGCCAGGATCCTGGAACCAAACCTCTGAGCGTGAGCGGCAAAGGAGAGAAGACGAAGAAGCCAGCAGCGTAA
- a CDS encoding enoyl-CoA hydratase/isomerase family protein, translated as MSPTTESVQKTLINYSTDAGVAVLELSDPPANTYTYEMNRQLDDAILRARMDKDVYVIVLTGAGNKFFSAGANINMLTSVDPTYKYYFCLHANETLLRLENTPKLVIAAINGHCVGGGLEIALAADIRIARKDAGKIGLPEVNLGVLPGTGGTQRLSRVVGKSKAIELMALGKTFSFSEAKDLGIVNDVFDPDNFMPAVLEYARQFCPPNKAALAVGRIKRAVQSGWEIPIESGLALERENQQLLFESDDAKEGLSAYIEKRPAVFTAK; from the coding sequence ATGTCCCCCACCACGGAAAGTGTACAGAAGACTTTAATCAACTACAGCACAGATGCCGGCGTTGCAGTACTTGAACTGAGCGATCCTCCTGCCAACACGTACACGTACGAAATGAACCGGCAGCTCGACGACGCGATCCTGCGTGCCCGCATGGACAAAGATGTATATGTGATCGTGCTCACCGGCGCGGGCAACAAATTCTTCTCTGCCGGCGCGAACATCAACATGCTCACCAGCGTGGATCCGACTTACAAGTATTACTTCTGCCTCCATGCTAATGAGACGCTGCTTCGTCTTGAGAACACGCCCAAACTGGTAATTGCAGCCATCAACGGCCACTGCGTAGGAGGCGGGCTCGAAATCGCGCTCGCTGCCGACATTCGCATCGCTCGGAAAGATGCAGGCAAGATCGGCCTTCCCGAGGTGAATCTAGGCGTCCTTCCCGGAACGGGAGGCACTCAGCGTTTGTCACGTGTTGTCGGAAAATCAAAAGCCATCGAGCTCATGGCTCTAGGCAAGACTTTCAGCTTTTCTGAAGCCAAAGACCTGGGCATCGTGAACGACGTTTTCGACCCTGACAACTTCATGCCGGCGGTGCTCGAATACGCGCGCCAGTTCTGCCCACCAAACAAAGCGGCGCTCGCCGTCGGCCGTATCAAACGTGCGGTTCAGAGCGGCTGGGAGATCCCCATCGAGTCCGGTCTCGCGCTCGAACGGGAGAACCAACAGCTTCTCTTCGAGAGCGACGACGCGAAGGAGGGCCTGAGCGCCTATATCGAGAAGCGTCCGGCGGTCTTCACCGCGAAATGA
- a CDS encoding CoA-transferase, translating into MKYTLGELMVAAAAREIRDGEVVFVGMRLPLIAFVVAKRTHAPNCIGLFENGVIRSTPAPELIYTMADPPNLLGATQCLDMMGVMSLLQSGRVNLGFLGAAEVDRFGNLNSTQVQGPKGPIRLPGSGGACDIASLAQRFVAMIDHTPQRLPERVSYITSPGNGDGPGYRKRRGLPRGGPAAIITTKAVLRFGEDAEAYLHSHHPEVTVEEVIASTGWKLRVHDNVSETPPPSPEELRAIRDYDKKGFWTS; encoded by the coding sequence ATGAAATACACCCTCGGCGAACTGATGGTCGCCGCTGCTGCGCGCGAGATTCGCGATGGCGAAGTTGTCTTCGTCGGCATGCGCCTGCCGCTCATCGCGTTCGTCGTTGCCAAGCGCACGCACGCTCCGAACTGCATCGGTTTATTCGAAAACGGCGTCATCCGCAGTACGCCCGCGCCAGAGCTCATCTATACCATGGCTGATCCACCGAATCTGCTGGGCGCGACGCAGTGTCTCGACATGATGGGAGTAATGAGTCTGCTCCAATCAGGACGAGTCAATTTAGGCTTTCTCGGCGCGGCCGAAGTAGACCGTTTCGGAAACCTGAACTCCACACAAGTACAGGGCCCAAAGGGCCCAATTCGTCTTCCCGGATCGGGAGGAGCCTGCGACATCGCTTCGCTCGCACAACGCTTCGTCGCCATGATCGACCACACGCCTCAGCGCCTGCCCGAGCGCGTGTCGTACATCACAAGCCCCGGCAACGGCGATGGACCAGGCTACCGAAAGCGTCGCGGTCTGCCTCGCGGCGGACCGGCAGCCATCATCACCACCAAGGCCGTTTTGCGCTTTGGAGAGGACGCGGAAGCTTACCTGCATTCCCATCATCCCGAGGTGACCGTCGAAGAGGTGATCGCCTCGACAGGCTGGAAGCTCCGAGTACATGACAACGTAAGCGAAACTCCGCCGCCCTCGCCCGAGGAATTGCGCGCAATTCGCGACTACGACAAAAAGGGCTTCTGGACCTCTTAA
- a CDS encoding SDR family oxidoreductase yields the protein MSMEGKTALITGSSRGIGRGIALKLAERGARVAVHYYRNRDAAEATLDQIGKLGSSGILVQADVSKPEEISRMFQQVRAEFKSLDIFVANARPEAPTFYQAPMEITLDKWDTAVDSQAKAFLIAVREAAPIMSSGGRIVAISFAPGGRFGSWQPWVAMGAAKAAMEVLVRYFAVALASRGITVNTISPGWIEDSVLNSLPEAFQNGLRDWQERGWTPMGRLGTPADIGNAVALICSKEAGWITGQLIDVDGGASLVDAHLPLEFQGIARQAKAAA from the coding sequence ATGTCTATGGAGGGAAAGACCGCTCTGATTACGGGAAGCTCGCGCGGGATCGGCCGCGGCATTGCCCTGAAGTTAGCCGAACGAGGCGCACGCGTCGCCGTGCATTACTACCGCAATCGGGATGCTGCCGAAGCAACGCTGGACCAAATCGGAAAACTCGGCTCTTCGGGAATTCTGGTCCAGGCCGACGTGTCCAAGCCGGAAGAAATCAGCCGCATGTTTCAGCAGGTTCGCGCCGAATTCAAGTCGCTGGATATTTTCGTCGCCAATGCCCGCCCCGAGGCTCCGACTTTCTACCAGGCTCCAATGGAGATCACCCTCGACAAGTGGGACACCGCAGTCGACTCCCAAGCCAAGGCATTTCTCATCGCCGTGCGCGAAGCGGCTCCCATTATGTCGAGCGGCGGACGCATCGTCGCCATTTCCTTCGCGCCCGGCGGACGCTTTGGCAGCTGGCAGCCCTGGGTAGCGATGGGCGCGGCGAAGGCGGCGATGGAAGTCCTGGTGCGCTATTTCGCCGTAGCTCTGGCGAGTCGAGGCATTACAGTAAATACCATCAGCCCCGGCTGGATCGAAGACAGCGTTCTGAACAGCTTGCCTGAAGCGTTCCAAAATGGGCTGCGCGATTGGCAGGAGCGTGGATGGACTCCCATGGGCCGTCTCGGGACTCCGGCCGACATCGGCAATGCCGTTGCCCTGATCTGCTCCAAAGAAGCAGGCTGGATCACAGGTCAACTCATTGACGTGGATGGCGGCGCCTCGCTCGTCGACGCCCACCTCCCACTGGAGTTTCAAGGCATCGCCAGGCAGGCAAAGGCCGCAGCCTGA
- a CDS encoding L,D-transpeptidase family protein, with product MRLFLLLGIVFLAAAAAQPQEDQSIWRTWQDEKKLIVVTTSDWNAVEGTLIRYERRGREWIKVSEPIPVVVGRAGMAWDPGLTRESPDRYPGPVKHEGDGRSPSGVFALKSGTFGFASELAGSRMYTPLTPTIECVDDPTSRYYGRIVDREKVDQVDWKSSEKMSSIPEYRWGVVVNYNTDNPVHGDGSCIFLHQWSRPGNGTAGCTAMSPHDIENLVHWVSGEEPVALVQLPRPEYERLQVHWQLPAANTRSPGKSH from the coding sequence ATGCGACTCTTTCTGCTGCTCGGGATCGTGTTCCTCGCAGCTGCGGCAGCGCAACCGCAAGAAGATCAGAGCATCTGGCGAACGTGGCAGGACGAGAAGAAGCTGATTGTGGTTACCACGTCGGATTGGAACGCGGTGGAGGGAACACTCATCCGCTACGAACGCCGCGGTCGCGAGTGGATCAAGGTGAGCGAACCGATTCCCGTTGTGGTCGGACGCGCGGGCATGGCCTGGGATCCGGGGCTCACCAGGGAGAGTCCGGATCGCTATCCCGGCCCAGTCAAGCACGAAGGCGACGGACGCTCACCTTCCGGCGTCTTTGCGCTAAAGAGCGGAACCTTCGGATTCGCCAGTGAACTCGCCGGATCGCGCATGTACACGCCGCTCACGCCCACGATCGAGTGCGTCGATGATCCCACTTCGCGCTATTACGGCAGGATCGTCGACCGCGAGAAAGTGGATCAGGTGGACTGGAAGAGCTCTGAGAAGATGAGCTCGATTCCGGAGTATCGGTGGGGAGTAGTTGTGAATTACAACACCGACAATCCGGTACACGGAGACGGTTCCTGCATCTTCCTCCACCAATGGAGCCGACCAGGGAACGGAACCGCCGGATGCACCGCCATGTCTCCGCACGACATCGAAAATTTGGTGCACTGGGTCAGCGGTGAGGAGCCTGTAGCGCTGGTGCAGCTCCCTCGACCCGAATACGAACGTCTCCAAGTCCACTGGCAGCTTCCCGCGGCTAACACAAGATCTCCAGGCAAATCCCACTAA
- a CDS encoding ABC transporter permease, with the protein MEGLMQDVRYAIRMLLRTPGPTAIAVLTLALGIGATTGIFSLVDAVLLRPLPYPQPGQLVRVFTVLPTQPHFPIAVADFYDFRERASVFSSSALYAERDLDLTLSDRPEHLSGMAVTHEYFRVLGYNPMLGRDFEEKEEYKNNNHVVILSDRFWRTHFQADPNIVGKTLQLSGQPFTVIGVMPAGVLHVGGDFHSPAHGDSVDLWWPLALQPHTPEGCDRGCHYLNMVARLKSGISVAAASAAMNAAAEQLRRELPEYDAHTLIVPLKEEIVGRARLMLIILMGTVAFLLFIACVNVANLALTRATARYREIAIRSVLGAAAWRIIRQLLTESFLLAFLGCAFGLILAEGGVRALVALSPKKIPRLQLVHIDTQVLLFAVIITAVTALLFGLAPALALARTNPNASLKDGDRTSSSGGTRAHLRYALVTSEVALALILLTGAGLLLRTFVNLEHVDAGFNPAGAITFHIDLPGKRYPDQADRIRFYQNLADRLQTLPGVQSVGIGSDIPWTGYDENSSFEMAGVPSDPNRSPEARYHFASPDYFRALEIPLLAGRFFQLTDAPKAPPVVIVNHALAQKFFPGQDAVGKRLDIWGSKNVSIVGVIGDVKDTPDASSTKPAFYWPDWQFNDGDERIVTLRATGDLDSLAAELPKQVLALDKDLPITNIKALEEVGAHAISSAKFSLMVVGTFAGLALVLAAIGIFGVVSYSVTQRTHEIGIRMALGASQQNVLGMILKEGAILGAFGVGAGVIAAFALTRVMRGLLYHVSASDPWTFLAVALALVTITLIACYIPARRALHVEPLVALRYE; encoded by the coding sequence ATGGAAGGTCTTATGCAGGATGTCCGTTATGCCATTCGGATGCTGCTCCGCACTCCTGGCCCTACGGCGATTGCTGTGCTCACGCTTGCTTTGGGAATTGGGGCGACCACCGGAATCTTCAGCCTCGTCGATGCAGTGCTTCTTCGTCCGTTGCCGTATCCCCAGCCTGGCCAGCTGGTGCGTGTGTTCACGGTCTTGCCAACCCAGCCCCACTTTCCCATCGCCGTTGCCGACTTCTACGACTTCCGTGAGCGCGCGTCGGTTTTTTCCAGCTCCGCTTTGTACGCCGAGCGCGACCTCGATCTCACGCTGAGCGATCGGCCTGAGCATCTTTCGGGAATGGCGGTCACGCATGAATATTTCCGCGTGCTCGGGTATAACCCAATGCTGGGGCGCGACTTTGAGGAAAAAGAGGAATACAAGAACAACAACCACGTGGTCATCTTGAGCGACCGCTTCTGGCGAACGCACTTCCAGGCCGATCCGAATATCGTTGGAAAAACCCTGCAGCTTTCCGGACAACCGTTTACCGTCATCGGCGTCATGCCTGCCGGCGTGCTGCACGTGGGCGGAGATTTTCACTCTCCGGCGCATGGCGACAGCGTGGATCTCTGGTGGCCGCTTGCGCTGCAACCGCACACGCCCGAGGGGTGTGATCGCGGCTGCCACTACTTGAATATGGTGGCGCGTCTCAAATCGGGAATTTCGGTTGCTGCGGCGAGCGCCGCGATGAACGCGGCCGCCGAGCAGCTTCGCCGCGAGCTCCCCGAGTACGATGCCCATACCCTTATCGTTCCACTAAAAGAAGAGATCGTCGGCCGCGCGCGACTGATGCTGATCATCCTTATGGGAACAGTCGCGTTCCTCCTGTTCATCGCGTGCGTGAACGTAGCCAATCTCGCACTCACCCGGGCTACAGCTCGCTACCGCGAGATTGCGATTCGCTCCGTCCTCGGCGCTGCCGCCTGGCGCATCATTCGCCAGCTGCTAACGGAAAGTTTTCTGCTCGCGTTTCTCGGATGTGCATTTGGACTGATCCTGGCCGAAGGCGGCGTCCGCGCACTGGTAGCTCTCAGCCCGAAGAAAATTCCAAGATTGCAGCTAGTCCACATCGACACCCAGGTACTGCTGTTTGCCGTGATCATCACCGCTGTAACGGCATTACTGTTCGGCCTGGCGCCCGCTCTTGCCTTGGCCAGAACCAACCCCAATGCGTCGCTTAAAGACGGGGATCGCACTTCGAGCTCCGGGGGAACTCGCGCTCATCTTCGTTATGCTCTGGTGACCTCGGAAGTAGCTCTCGCGCTGATACTGCTTACCGGCGCTGGACTGTTGCTGCGCACGTTTGTGAACCTTGAGCATGTGGACGCCGGATTTAATCCTGCCGGCGCCATCACTTTTCACATCGATCTTCCTGGGAAGCGCTACCCCGATCAAGCCGACCGCATTCGCTTCTACCAAAACTTGGCCGACCGCCTGCAAACTCTTCCTGGCGTTCAATCGGTTGGCATCGGCTCCGATATTCCATGGACCGGCTACGACGAAAACAGTTCGTTCGAGATGGCGGGCGTTCCGTCTGATCCGAATCGTTCGCCGGAAGCGAGATACCATTTCGCCTCGCCCGATTACTTCCGGGCCTTGGAAATTCCGCTGCTGGCCGGACGATTCTTTCAACTCACCGATGCTCCGAAAGCTCCGCCGGTAGTGATCGTCAACCATGCCCTCGCGCAGAAATTTTTTCCCGGACAGGATGCGGTTGGAAAACGCCTTGATATCTGGGGATCCAAAAACGTCAGCATTGTGGGAGTTATCGGGGACGTTAAAGACACACCCGACGCATCATCAACCAAGCCGGCCTTCTACTGGCCGGATTGGCAGTTTAACGATGGCGATGAACGGATCGTGACCCTGCGCGCCACTGGCGATCTGGACTCACTGGCCGCGGAGCTGCCGAAGCAAGTTCTCGCGCTCGACAAGGATCTCCCTATCACCAACATAAAGGCGCTGGAAGAGGTCGGCGCACATGCAATCTCGAGCGCAAAGTTCAGCCTGATGGTGGTGGGGACCTTTGCGGGTCTGGCGCTTGTACTCGCGGCCATCGGCATATTCGGCGTCGTTTCCTATTCGGTAACCCAGCGCACGCATGAGATTGGCATTCGCATGGCTCTCGGCGCCAGCCAGCAAAATGTGCTCGGCATGATCCTGAAGGAGGGAGCGATCCTGGGTGCCTTTGGAGTGGGCGCAGGCGTGATCGCGGCTTTCGCGCTGACCCGCGTGATGCGCGGCCTTCTTTATCACGTTAGCGCTTCCGATCCGTGGACGTTCCTGGCGGTTGCGCTCGCCTTGGTGACGATCACGCTCATTGCCTGCTATATACCGGCGCGACGTGCTCTTCACGTCGAGCCCCTCGTGGCTCTGCGGTACGAGTAA
- a CDS encoding DinB family protein: protein MNVTEHSPDIFASAVGINDLLLQELDEEVKKTRRTLERVPADKKEFAPHAKSTPLGSLAPHVAQLGEFGVTVLTTPGLDFGAGSWVPVQFESGKQLAQIFDEGADKVRRALRSVPDQAWTESWQLSFQGQPIFQGSRFLAYRAMFLNHLIHHRAQLGVYLRLTGNAVPATYGPSADEAL from the coding sequence ATGAACGTCACGGAACACTCTCCGGACATCTTCGCATCGGCAGTGGGTATTAACGACTTGTTGCTACAAGAGCTCGATGAAGAGGTCAAGAAGACACGCAGGACCTTGGAACGAGTTCCGGCGGACAAGAAAGAGTTTGCGCCGCATGCCAAATCGACTCCCTTGGGAAGTCTGGCGCCGCATGTCGCCCAGCTTGGCGAGTTCGGTGTTACCGTGTTGACCACGCCAGGACTCGATTTCGGGGCCGGAAGTTGGGTTCCGGTACAGTTCGAATCAGGAAAGCAACTGGCGCAGATCTTCGATGAAGGTGCGGACAAAGTGCGCCGCGCGCTGCGGTCCGTGCCCGATCAGGCGTGGACTGAATCGTGGCAGCTCAGCTTTCAGGGTCAACCAATCTTTCAGGGGTCTCGCTTCCTTGCCTATCGTGCGATGTTTTTGAACCACCTGATTCATCATCGCGCGCAGCTCGGGGTCTATCTCCGCCTGACGGGAAACGCAGTTCCGGCTACTTATGGACCTTCGGCGGATGAAGCATTGTGA